The Hymenobacter sp. 5317J-9 genome has a window encoding:
- the aroF gene encoding 3-deoxy-7-phosphoheptulonate synthase — MIIQLEKNASVPTITEHLKQQGYKATEVTTQHAHYLVAIGKKEFDIRTIGQLPGVRDVHRVSDDYKLVSRKWRVKPTVLDLGDGVTIGEGSLALCAGPCSIESEAQMEKVMDHLVANGVRLMRGGVFKPRSSPYAFRGLGLEGLRDFHRMARARGLKIVTEVMQVSQVEEMHDFVDVFQVGARNTQNFNLLDALGGVDKPVLLKRGISGSIEELLSSAEYVFSGGNEKLILCERGIRTFETASRNTLDLNAVPILKAKSHLPVIVDPSHGIGIREHVPTMALAGVMAGADGIVYETHETPETAASDGAQTLDFDESARLIRNLRRVYALRQELE; from the coding sequence GTGATAATCCAACTCGAAAAAAACGCCTCGGTGCCCACCATCACCGAGCACCTGAAGCAGCAGGGCTACAAAGCCACCGAAGTCACGACCCAGCACGCCCACTACCTGGTGGCCATCGGCAAGAAGGAATTCGACATCCGCACCATCGGCCAGCTGCCGGGCGTGCGCGACGTGCACCGCGTGAGCGACGACTACAAGCTCGTGAGCCGCAAGTGGCGCGTGAAGCCCACCGTGCTCGACCTCGGCGATGGCGTGACCATCGGCGAAGGCTCGTTGGCCTTGTGCGCCGGCCCGTGCAGCATCGAGAGCGAGGCCCAGATGGAAAAGGTGATGGACCACCTCGTAGCCAACGGCGTGCGTCTGATGCGCGGCGGCGTGTTCAAGCCCCGCTCGTCGCCCTATGCCTTCCGAGGGCTGGGACTGGAGGGGCTGCGCGATTTCCATCGCATGGCCCGGGCGCGCGGCCTTAAAATCGTGACAGAAGTGATGCAGGTGTCGCAGGTGGAGGAAATGCACGACTTCGTGGACGTATTCCAAGTGGGCGCGCGCAACACCCAAAACTTTAACCTGCTCGATGCCCTGGGCGGCGTCGACAAGCCGGTGCTGCTGAAGCGCGGCATTTCGGGCTCGATTGAGGAACTGCTGTCGTCGGCTGAATACGTGTTTTCGGGCGGCAACGAGAAGTTGATTCTCTGCGAGCGCGGCATCCGTACGTTCGAAACAGCCAGCCGTAATACGCTGGATTTGAACGCGGTACCAATCCTGAAGGCCAAGAGCCACCTGCCCGTGATTGTGGACCCCTCGCACGGCATCGGCATTCGGGAGCATGTGCCCACGATGGCGCTGGCGGGCGTGATGGCCGGGGCCGACGGCATCGTGTACGAAACCCACGAAACGCCCGAAACTGCCGCCTCGG
- the trpA gene encoding tryptophan synthase subunit alpha encodes MDRIKHAFASKTNLLNTYFTAGYPSLHDTIPLAKALVDAGADILEIGMPFSDPLADGPVIQGSSSVALANGMNLPVLFEQLKSLRAAVPETPVLLMGYLNPVMQFGVEEFCRQAAEVGVDGLILPDLPLAEYEEFYQETFKKYGLKAVFLITPQTSEERIRHLDRLSEAFLYLVSGPGTTGGTTLPDAVAQQQYFERIAALKLRNPRLIGFGIGDKAGFECACEHAEGAIIGSALIRALEDATDAPAEAARFVRGIKPA; translated from the coding sequence ATGGACCGCATCAAACACGCCTTCGCGAGCAAAACCAACCTGCTCAATACCTACTTCACCGCTGGCTACCCCAGCCTGCACGACACTATTCCGCTGGCCAAAGCGCTGGTCGACGCCGGGGCCGACATCCTCGAAATCGGCATGCCCTTCTCCGACCCGCTGGCCGATGGCCCGGTCATCCAGGGCAGCAGCTCGGTGGCGCTGGCCAACGGCATGAACCTGCCCGTGCTGTTCGAGCAGCTAAAGAGCCTGCGCGCTGCCGTGCCCGAAACGCCGGTGCTGCTCATGGGCTACCTCAACCCCGTGATGCAGTTCGGGGTCGAAGAATTCTGCCGCCAGGCCGCCGAAGTGGGCGTCGACGGCCTCATCCTACCCGACCTGCCGCTGGCCGAGTACGAAGAGTTCTACCAGGAAACCTTTAAGAAGTATGGTCTGAAAGCCGTCTTCCTCATCACCCCGCAAACCTCGGAGGAGCGCATCCGCCACCTCGACCGCCTCTCCGAAGCCTTCCTCTACCTCGTTTCGGGCCCCGGCACTACCGGCGGTACCACCCTGCCCGATGCCGTGGCGCAGCAGCAGTACTTCGAGCGCATCGCCGCCCTGAAACTGCGCAACCCGCGCCTCATCGGCTTCGGCATCGGCGACAAAGCCGGTTTCGAGTGCGCCTGCGAGCACGCCGAGGGTGCCATCATCGGCTCGGCCCTCATCCGCGCCCTGGAGGATGCCACCGACGCCCCGGCCGAAGCGGCGCGCTTCGTACGCGGCATCAAGCCGGCGTAA
- the trpB gene encoding tryptophan synthase subunit beta: MTAIPSYQKPTERGYYGQFGGAFVPEMLYPNVEELRTQYLDIMAEPEFQAELKQLLRDYVGRPTPLFEAKRLSEKYGTRIFFKREDLCHTGAHKINNTVGQILLAKRLGKTRIIAETGAGQHGVATATVCALMGLPCVVYMGAVDIERQAPNVARMRLLGAEVRRAESGSQTLKDATNEAIRDWIANPVDTHYIIGSVVGPHPYPDLVARLQAIISEEMRAQLLEKTGTELPDFVVACVGGGSNAAGAFYHFLDEPSVRLIAVEAAGHGIHSGHSAATSVLGTPGIIHGSKTLLMQDEHGQITEPYSLSAGLDYPGIGPLHAYLGEVGRSEFIAITDDDALAAVAECSRMEGIIPALETAHALAALGQLGAGPDDVVVVNLSGRGDKDLETYLKNMDKLV, translated from the coding sequence ATGACTGCTATCCCCTCTTACCAAAAACCCACCGAGCGCGGCTACTACGGCCAGTTTGGCGGCGCCTTCGTGCCCGAAATGCTCTATCCCAACGTGGAGGAGCTGCGCACGCAGTACCTGGACATCATGGCCGAGCCCGAGTTTCAGGCTGAGTTGAAGCAGCTGCTCCGCGACTACGTGGGCCGCCCCACGCCGCTGTTCGAGGCCAAGCGCCTGTCGGAGAAATACGGCACCCGTATTTTCTTCAAGCGCGAAGACCTCTGCCACACCGGCGCGCACAAAATCAACAACACCGTGGGCCAGATTCTGCTGGCCAAGCGGCTGGGCAAAACGCGCATCATCGCCGAAACCGGCGCCGGGCAGCACGGCGTGGCCACTGCCACCGTGTGCGCCCTAATGGGCCTGCCCTGCGTGGTGTACATGGGCGCCGTCGACATCGAGCGCCAGGCCCCCAACGTGGCCCGCATGCGCCTGCTCGGGGCCGAAGTGCGCCGCGCCGAAAGCGGCAGCCAGACCCTGAAAGACGCCACCAACGAGGCCATCCGCGACTGGATTGCCAACCCCGTCGATACGCACTACATCATCGGCTCGGTGGTGGGCCCGCACCCGTACCCCGATTTGGTGGCCCGCCTGCAGGCCATTATCAGCGAGGAGATGCGCGCCCAGCTGCTGGAAAAAACCGGTACCGAGCTGCCCGATTTCGTGGTGGCCTGCGTGGGTGGCGGCTCCAACGCGGCCGGTGCGTTCTACCACTTTCTGGATGAGCCTTCGGTGCGCCTGATTGCGGTGGAAGCAGCCGGGCACGGCATCCACTCGGGGCACTCGGCGGCGACATCGGTGCTGGGCACGCCGGGCATCATCCACGGCAGCAAAACACTGCTGATGCAGGACGAGCACGGTCAGATTACCGAGCCCTACTCGCTGAGCGCGGGCCTCGACTACCCCGGCATCGGGCCGCTGCACGCCTACCTGGGCGAAGTGGGCCGCTCCGAGTTCATCGCCATCACCGACGACGACGCCCTGGCCGCCGTGGCCGAGTGCAGCCGCATGGAAGGCATCATCCCGGCCCTTGAAACGGCCCACGCCCTGGCCGCCCTGGGCCAGCTCGGCGCCGGCCCCGACGATGTGGTGGTGGTGAACCTCTCCGGCCGCGGCGACAAAGACCTGGAAACCTACCTCAAGAACATGGACAAGCTGGTGTAG
- a CDS encoding phosphoribosylanthranilate isomerase produces MKTPRPDISALAAAAGVPGAKAAAAAPEAPARLLVKVCGMRDEAALAGVAALGPNFLGFIFAPKSPRFVGEVLAPGLVRALPPTIWKVGVFVNETTANILATVQRFGLAAVQLHGQESPAQCEELNEAGLLVLKAFSVGEAVDFDALLPYVPFCDYFLFDTKGAAPGGNGAVFNWNLLQSYNLPVPYFLAGGLGLEHAAELAALRLPGLAGVDLNSGFETAPGVKDAGRLAQMLTQLRSGAPTL; encoded by the coding sequence ATGAAAACGCCCCGCCCCGACATTTCCGCTTTAGCCGCTGCCGCTGGTGTACCTGGTGCGAAAGCTGCTGCCGCAGCTCCCGAGGCCCCGGCGCGGCTGCTGGTGAAGGTGTGCGGTATGCGCGACGAGGCTGCCCTGGCCGGCGTGGCCGCGCTGGGGCCGAATTTTCTGGGCTTCATCTTCGCGCCCAAGTCGCCGCGCTTTGTGGGCGAGGTGCTGGCCCCCGGGCTGGTGCGCGCCCTGCCGCCGACCATTTGGAAGGTGGGCGTGTTCGTGAACGAAACCACCGCCAACATCCTCGCCACAGTCCAGCGCTTCGGCCTGGCCGCCGTGCAGCTGCACGGCCAGGAGTCGCCCGCGCAGTGCGAGGAGCTGAACGAAGCCGGCTTGCTGGTACTAAAAGCGTTTTCGGTAGGGGAGGCGGTTGATTTCGACGCCCTGCTGCCCTACGTGCCGTTTTGCGACTACTTTTTGTTTGATACCAAAGGTGCCGCGCCCGGCGGCAACGGGGCCGTTTTCAACTGGAATTTGTTGCAGTCCTACAACCTGCCTGTGCCCTATTTCCTGGCCGGCGGGCTGGGGCTGGAACACGCCGCCGAGCTGGCGGCCCTGCGCCTGCCCGGTCTGGCCGGTGTCGATTTGAACAGCGGTTTCGAGACCGCGCCCGGCGTGAAAGATGCCGGCCGATTAGCCCAAATGCTCACCCAACTGCGCTCCGGCGCGCCAACCCTATGA
- the trpC gene encoding indole-3-glycerol phosphate synthase TrpC, producing MSQATILDTIVAHKRQEIASRRELLPTKLLETSLYFNSQPLSLRKYLLREGGSGLIAEFKRKSPSKGWINQYAPVERTTLGYMQAGAAALSVLTDTEFFGGKNEDLTTARRFNFCPIVRKDFVVDEYQILEAKSVGADAVLLIAAVLTPAEIDTLGRLARSLGLEVLLEVHDGEELARSINADAVNLIGVNNRNLHDFSLSLDTSMALAEAIPNEFVKVSESGISTAAAIGQLREVGFRGFLLGEAFMRHARPERACAALVQEIAALPKIESVVA from the coding sequence ATGTCCCAAGCCACCATCCTCGATACCATCGTCGCCCACAAGCGCCAGGAAATTGCCAGCCGCCGCGAGCTGTTGCCCACCAAGCTGCTCGAAACCAGCTTGTATTTCAACTCGCAGCCGTTGTCGCTGCGCAAGTACCTGCTGCGCGAAGGCGGCAGCGGGCTCATTGCTGAGTTTAAGCGCAAGTCGCCCTCCAAGGGCTGGATTAACCAGTATGCGCCCGTCGAGCGCACCACGCTGGGCTACATGCAGGCCGGCGCGGCGGCACTGTCCGTCCTCACCGATACCGAGTTTTTCGGCGGGAAGAACGAGGATTTGACCACGGCGCGCCGCTTCAATTTCTGCCCCATCGTGCGCAAGGATTTTGTGGTCGATGAGTACCAGATTCTCGAAGCCAAGAGCGTGGGGGCCGATGCCGTGCTACTGATTGCCGCCGTGCTCACGCCTGCCGAGATTGATACGCTGGGCCGTCTGGCCCGCTCGCTCGGCCTCGAAGTGCTGCTCGAAGTGCACGACGGCGAAGAGCTGGCCCGCTCCATCAACGCCGACGCCGTGAACCTCATCGGCGTGAACAACCGCAACCTGCACGATTTCAGCCTCAGCCTCGATACCTCGATGGCGCTGGCCGAAGCCATTCCGAACGAGTTTGTGAAGGTGTCGGAAAGCGGCATTTCCACGGCGGCCGCCATTGGCCAGCTGCGCGAAGTGGGCTTCCGCGGCTTTCTGCTGGGCGAGGCCTTCATGCGCCACGCCCGGCCCGAGCGCGCCTGCGCCGCGCTGGTGCAGGAAATCGCCGCCCTGCCGAAAATCGAGTCGGTAGTAGCCTAG
- the trpD gene encoding anthranilate phosphoribosyltransferase encodes MKHILTKLFDHQPLTHAEAHAAMRQLGEGGANPAETAAFLAVYRMRPITVAELAGFRQALLDLSRDPELGTHELVDIVGTGGDGKNTINISTLACFIVAGAGTLVAKHGNFGVSSVSGASNVLAHFGYNFEASPDQLRRQLDRAGICFLHAPAFHPAMRHAGPIRRELGLRTFFNILGPLVNPARPTAQLLGVFSLELQRLYHYLMQPTGARYAVVHALDGYDELALTGPAKVVSSFEGERLFTADTLGLPACTPDDLSGGSTVTAAAELFKHVLDGHGTEAQRNVTTANAALALQCARPGLSWDAALALSRESLDSGAARRAFETMLATQ; translated from the coding sequence TTGAAACACATTCTCACCAAGCTTTTCGACCACCAGCCCCTGACGCATGCCGAGGCCCACGCCGCCATGCGCCAATTGGGCGAGGGCGGGGCCAACCCGGCCGAAACGGCGGCTTTCCTGGCCGTGTACCGCATGCGGCCCATCACGGTGGCCGAACTGGCCGGCTTCCGCCAGGCCCTGCTAGATTTGAGCCGCGACCCGGAGCTGGGCACGCATGAGCTCGTGGACATCGTGGGCACGGGCGGCGACGGTAAAAACACGATTAATATCTCCACGCTGGCCTGCTTTATCGTGGCCGGGGCGGGCACGCTGGTGGCCAAGCACGGCAACTTCGGGGTGTCGTCGGTATCGGGCGCTTCGAACGTGCTGGCGCATTTTGGCTACAATTTCGAAGCCAGCCCCGACCAGCTGCGGCGGCAGCTCGACCGGGCAGGCATTTGCTTTCTGCACGCGCCGGCTTTCCATCCGGCTATGCGGCACGCCGGGCCCATCCGGCGCGAGCTTGGGCTGCGCACCTTCTTCAACATTCTCGGCCCGCTGGTGAACCCGGCCCGGCCCACGGCCCAGTTGCTGGGCGTGTTCAGCCTGGAGCTCCAGCGCCTCTACCACTACCTGATGCAGCCCACCGGCGCGCGCTACGCAGTAGTGCACGCCCTCGATGGCTACGACGAGCTGGCCCTCACCGGCCCGGCCAAGGTGGTGTCGTCGTTCGAAGGCGAGCGGCTGTTTACTGCCGACACGCTGGGCCTGCCGGCCTGCACGCCCGACGACCTATCCGGCGGCAGCACCGTGACGGCCGCCGCCGAGCTCTTCAAGCACGTGCTCGATGGCCACGGCACCGAGGCCCAGCGCAACGTAACCACCGCCAACGCCGCCCTGGCCCTGCAATGCGCCCGCCCCGGCCTGAGCTGGGACGCCGCCCTGGCCCTCAGCCGCGAGTCGTTAGACTCGGGCGCGGCCCGACGGGCTTTCGAAACCATGCTGGCCACTCAATAA
- a CDS encoding aminodeoxychorismate/anthranilate synthase component II yields MKILVLDNYDSFTYNLVHLLRELGHGPNMTVTRNDQLTLEDVNAYDAILLSPGPGIPLEAGLMPDIIERYAPTKRILGVCLGHQGLAESFGAELYNIPAVLHGVANEAEVTVADERLFAGLPKRFQVGRYHSWAVRPESMPPTLEVTARDANGEVLAFRHRQYDVRGVQFHPESILTEHGAQMLENWLK; encoded by the coding sequence ATGAAAATCCTCGTTCTCGATAACTACGACTCCTTCACCTACAACCTGGTGCACCTGCTGCGCGAGCTCGGCCACGGCCCGAACATGACCGTGACACGCAACGACCAGCTGACGCTGGAGGACGTAAACGCCTACGACGCCATCCTGCTCTCGCCCGGCCCCGGTATTCCGTTGGAAGCTGGGCTGATGCCGGATATCATTGAGCGGTATGCGCCCACCAAACGCATTCTGGGCGTGTGCCTGGGCCACCAGGGCCTGGCCGAAAGCTTCGGGGCGGAGCTCTACAATATCCCCGCCGTGCTGCACGGCGTGGCCAACGAAGCCGAAGTAACCGTAGCCGACGAGCGCCTGTTTGCCGGGCTGCCCAAGCGGTTCCAAGTGGGGCGCTACCACTCGTGGGCGGTGCGGCCCGAGTCGATGCCCCCGACGCTGGAAGTAACGGCCCGCGACGCCAACGGCGAGGTGCTGGCCTTCCGCCACCGCCAGTACGACGTGCGCGGCGTGCAGTTCCACCCCGAAAGCATCCTAACCGAGCACGGCGCGCAGATGCTGGAAAACTGGTTGAAGTAG
- a CDS encoding anthranilate synthase component I family protein: MSYQLITRSRRLLADTVTPVGLFLRLRDQYANCLLLESADYHGQQNAFSYLVCEPLATFELRRGGVLRQLLPGSAETTENLAHPREALARLRDFAAAGTPDAAAEKLPFISTGLFGYMGYEAVQSFEDVQLNSEKVPAGDIPLIRYGVYRYVIAFNHLRQELYLFEHSVAGEAIAATDGLDRLENLVRHPSVPAFDFATEGEEQTNQTDAEFLARLTQGQAHCLRGDVFQIVLSRRFQQGFSGDEFNVYRALRSINPSPYLFYFDYGDYKIFGSSPEAQVLVQGREATLFPIAGTYRRTGDDAADAAAAQRLAADPKENAEHVMLVDLARNDLARHGTKVEVRTLREIQFYSHVIHLVSKVTAELAENTDTLQVVADTFPAGTLSGAPKFRAIQLIDGLEPTARGYYGGCLGFLGFDGSFNHAIMIRSFLSTGNQLYFQAGAGVVAASNTQSELEEVHHKLGALRAALRAAENVK; the protein is encoded by the coding sequence GTGTCTTATCAACTCATCACCCGCTCCCGCCGCCTGCTCGCCGATACCGTAACGCCGGTGGGCCTGTTTCTGCGCCTGCGCGACCAATACGCCAACTGTCTGCTGCTGGAAAGCGCCGACTACCACGGCCAGCAAAACGCCTTCAGCTACTTGGTGTGCGAGCCGCTGGCCACGTTTGAGCTTCGGCGCGGTGGCGTGCTGCGCCAACTGCTGCCCGGCTCTGCCGAAACCACCGAAAACCTGGCTCACCCGCGCGAAGCCCTAGCCCGGCTGCGAGACTTCGCCGCCGCCGGTACGCCCGATGCCGCGGCCGAAAAGCTGCCCTTCATCAGCACTGGCCTGTTTGGCTACATGGGCTACGAGGCCGTGCAAAGCTTTGAGGATGTGCAGCTAAACTCCGAGAAAGTGCCGGCAGGCGACATTCCGCTGATTCGCTACGGGGTGTACCGTTACGTCATCGCTTTCAACCACTTACGGCAGGAGCTGTACCTGTTCGAGCACAGCGTGGCCGGCGAGGCCATAGCCGCAACCGACGGCCTCGACCGCCTCGAAAACCTGGTGCGCCACCCCAGCGTGCCAGCTTTCGATTTTGCCACCGAAGGGGAGGAGCAGACCAACCAGACCGATGCCGAGTTTTTGGCCCGCCTCACGCAGGGGCAGGCGCACTGCCTGCGCGGCGATGTGTTCCAGATTGTGCTCTCGCGCCGGTTTCAGCAGGGCTTTTCGGGCGATGAGTTCAACGTGTACCGGGCGCTGCGGTCCATTAATCCTTCGCCCTATCTGTTTTACTTCGATTACGGCGACTATAAAATCTTTGGCTCCTCGCCCGAGGCGCAGGTGCTGGTACAGGGCCGCGAGGCCACTCTGTTCCCAATTGCGGGCACCTACCGCCGCACCGGCGACGATGCCGCTGATGCCGCCGCCGCCCAGCGCCTGGCCGCCGACCCCAAGGAAAATGCCGAACACGTGATGTTGGTAGACCTGGCCCGTAACGACCTGGCCCGCCACGGCACCAAAGTGGAAGTGCGCACGCTGCGCGAAATCCAGTTTTACTCGCACGTCATCCACCTTGTAAGTAAGGTGACGGCCGAACTGGCCGAAAATACTGATACGCTGCAAGTGGTAGCCGACACTTTCCCGGCTGGCACGCTTTCTGGCGCCCCTAAGTTTCGCGCCATTCAACTCATTGATGGGCTGGAGCCCACCGCCCGCGGCTACTACGGCGGCTGCCTGGGCTTTCTAGGCTTCGATGGCAGCTTCAACCACGCCATTATGATTCGCTCGTTTCTGAGCACCGGCAACCAGCTGTATTTCCAGGCCGGCGCGGGTGTGGTGGCGGCTTCTAACACGCAGTCGGAGCTGGAAGAGGTGCACCACAAGCTGGGCGCCCTGCGTGCCGCGCTGCGGGCCGCTGAAAACGTGAAATAA
- a CDS encoding alpha/beta hydrolase-fold protein, which translates to MMPSLPQRAALLLGALALSCGSASAQVLLKLTHVPATTPVTDTIFVAGSFNNWNPHSRAHALRRLADGTHQLSLPAGLGTVEYKFTRGSWPTVEVDGNDAQIANRKTDLTTSHEVSAEVMAWADQKGGTAKKHTATPQVRVLSATFNMPQLGRQRRVWLYLPADYAANPSRRYPVLYLHDGQNVFDDATSFGGEWGVDETLDRLRKAGQDATGTIVVAVDNGDQFRTDEYIPWPSAELKDQPHQGGQGGAYVDFLARTLKPYIDAHYRTRPDAAHTGIAGSSLGGLISVYAALKYPKVFGAVGAFSPAFWVCNDSLRAYAKTHPAARTTRFYFVCGPKESETMLPLMRQWRDELRAEGVPAANVAFSAPPDGEHKEWFWRREFPAAYRFLMRPAMKAMSSMPRK; encoded by the coding sequence ATGATGCCATCACTGCCCCAACGTGCGGCGCTGCTACTTGGCGCCTTGGCCTTATCGTGTGGTTCGGCCAGCGCGCAGGTCCTGCTCAAACTTACCCATGTGCCCGCTACTACGCCGGTCACCGATACCATTTTTGTGGCCGGCTCCTTTAACAACTGGAACCCGCACAGTCGCGCCCACGCTTTGCGCCGACTGGCTGATGGCACCCACCAGCTCAGCCTGCCGGCTGGATTGGGCACCGTAGAATATAAGTTCACGCGTGGCAGCTGGCCTACGGTGGAGGTAGATGGCAACGACGCCCAAATTGCCAACCGCAAAACCGACCTGACAACTTCCCATGAGGTATCGGCCGAAGTAATGGCCTGGGCCGACCAGAAAGGCGGGACAGCCAAAAAGCACACCGCCACGCCGCAGGTGCGCGTGCTGTCGGCCACCTTCAACATGCCGCAACTGGGCCGACAGCGGCGCGTGTGGCTTTACCTGCCAGCCGACTATGCGGCAAACCCAAGCCGTCGCTACCCCGTGCTCTACCTGCACGACGGCCAAAACGTATTCGACGACGCCACCAGCTTCGGTGGTGAGTGGGGCGTAGACGAAACCCTCGACCGCCTGCGCAAAGCTGGCCAGGATGCCACCGGCACCATTGTGGTGGCCGTCGACAACGGCGACCAGTTTCGCACCGACGAATACATTCCCTGGCCCAGCGCCGAGCTTAAGGACCAGCCTCACCAGGGCGGTCAGGGCGGCGCCTACGTCGATTTTCTGGCCCGCACGCTCAAGCCGTACATTGACGCACACTACCGCACTCGGCCCGACGCCGCCCATACGGGCATAGCCGGCTCCAGCCTTGGCGGGCTCATTTCGGTGTACGCCGCCCTGAAATATCCGAAAGTGTTTGGCGCGGTGGGCGCGTTTTCGCCCGCTTTCTGGGTGTGCAACGATTCGTTGCGTGCCTACGCAAAAACCCACCCAGCAGCACGTACCACCCGATTCTATTTCGTGTGCGGGCCAAAGGAATCGGAAACCATGCTGCCGCTGATGAGGCAATGGCGCGACGAGCTACGCGCGGAAGGCGTGCCCGCCGCCAACGTGGCATTTTCGGCCCCGCCCGATGGCGAACATAAGGAGTGGTTCTGGCGGCGGGAGTTCCCAGCGGCTTATCGCTTTCTTATGCGCCCGGCGATGAAAGCCATGAGTTCAATGCCACGTAAGTAG